In the genome of Vicia villosa cultivar HV-30 ecotype Madison, WI linkage group LG7, Vvil1.0, whole genome shotgun sequence, one region contains:
- the LOC131619602 gene encoding uncharacterized protein LOC131619602, translating to MQCQEQFNFVEEMFTDALGVNVAYDEPQDIDGEELPNEKAQRFYQLLKEINIPLFEGSSDSKLSICVRLLAAKSNWNVPDQCLEFFAKMMLDATPMKENMPISYYDAKRVVSKLGLEDDTSAPGDTSAPGDTSAHGDTSAEEQTKRKRILKKNTTQKIKYHEGRLVIYPDAGSIVPSHQAVSIITNIIKEKYTQFWPSYGAVHEDDKEKWFQAFKEYCIWDVRDEAAIKENFHSKCAARFSDTMRNVRLKWEAKGTRPRWIGEDIFPKLIDHWNSDKFKEISEQAKKNRASEVGGCNYAAGSISVAEVARRMREELGRTPLLNELHMETHLKRNGEFIDERAKITQENFDKELALKLSEHPEIPEPPPGYPVDPSIGFQTWYKVSGGKKKNGRVYCAGGYSKNIKRRCRDFKMRYADGEGSSTPPILTAEMLETVRNLANTEAAQQNMGGGGFGGTSGYGGADEEEEEQDGGNN from the exons ATGCAATGCCAGGAGCAATTTAATTTTGTCGAGGAGATGTTCACTGACGCATTAGGGGTGAATGTGGCGTATGATGAACCACAAGACatagatggagaagagctcccgaaTGAGAAAGCTCAAaggttttatcagttgttgaaagaaataaatataccATTGTTTGAGGGGTCTTCTGACTCTAAGCTATCAATCTGTGTGAGACTTTTGGCTGCgaagtcaaattggaatgttcctgatcagtgtttagaATTCTTTGCGAAAATGATGTTGGACGCGACTCCTATGAAAGAAAACATGCCTATAAGTTATTATGATGCAAAGAgggtggtgtcgaagttgggattAGAA GATGATACCAGTGCTCCTGGAGATACCAGTGCTCCTGGAGATACCAGCGCTCATGGAGATACTAGTGCTGAGGAGCAAACGAAGAGGAAgcgtattttgaaaaaaaatacgaCTCAAAAAATTAAGTATCATGAGGGCAGACTAGTCATTTATCCCGATGCAGGATC aaTTGTTCCCTCACATCAGGCAGTATCGATCATAACAAATATTATTAAAGAGAAGTACACACAATTCTGGCCGTCTTATGGAGCTGTACATGAAGATGATAAGGAAAAATGGTTTCAGGCATTTAAG GAGTATTGTATTTGGGATGTTAGAGATGAGGCCGCGATTAAAGAAAACTTTCACTCAAAATGTGCTGCTCGATTTTCTGATACTATGAGGAATGTTAGACTGAAATGGGAAGCAAAAGGGACACGTCCACGTTGGATAGGAGAAGATATATTCCCAAAGCTTATTGATCATTGGAATTCTGATAAGTTTAAGGAAATATCGGAGCaggcaaagaaaaatagagcatCTGAAGTTGGTGGCTGCAACTACGCAGCAGGAAGTATTAGTGTGGCTGAAGTTGCGCGAAGAATg cgTGAAGAATTAGGCAGAACTCCACTTCTTAATGAGCTTCACATGGAGACTCATCTCAAGAGAAATGGAGAGTTTATTGACGAGCGCGCAAAAATCACACAA gagaatTTTGATAAAGAACTTGCCCTAAAGTTGTCAGAGCATCCTGAAATACCTGAACCACCACCGGGGTATCCTGTTGACCCTAGTATTGGTTTTCAAACTTGGTATAAGGTTTCAGgtggaaagaagaaaaatgggaGAGTGTATTGTGCTGGAGGGTATTCCAAAAATATCAAGCGGCGTTGTAGAGATTTCAAAATGAGATATGCTGATGGAGAAGGATCATCCACTCCACCTATATTAACCGCCGAAATGCTTGAAACTGTGAGAAACTTGGCAAATACTGAGGCAGCACAACAA AATATGGGTGGTGGTGGATTTGGAGGAACTAGTGGATATGGAGGAGctgatgaagaagaggaggaacaaGATGGGGGGAATAATTAA